From a region of the Hymenobacter jejuensis genome:
- a CDS encoding TetR/AcrR family transcriptional regulator, with the protein MEIKDRILQSAQGLFMRNGIKSVSMDDIASHLAMSKKTLYKWFENKDQIVYGVMEHHLLLNKRECDVLSQRASSAIEELFVMMGWMKKQFADVHPSIFYDLQKYHPATWQMWLKFKNQFILNQIESNLQRGISEGLYRPDLDVDVLARLRLAEIELAFNPEVYPASQFEPRRVQLIHAEHFMLGLVTLEGYNLITQYRHLAEAK; encoded by the coding sequence ATGGAAATCAAAGACCGCATTTTACAATCGGCACAAGGGCTGTTCATGCGCAACGGCATCAAGAGTGTGTCGATGGACGACATTGCCTCGCACCTAGCGATGTCCAAAAAGACGCTGTATAAATGGTTTGAGAACAAAGACCAGATTGTATATGGTGTAATGGAGCACCACCTTCTGCTCAACAAACGCGAGTGCGACGTGCTCAGCCAGCGCGCTTCGTCGGCCATTGAGGAGCTCTTCGTGATGATGGGATGGATGAAAAAGCAATTTGCCGACGTGCATCCCAGCATCTTCTACGATCTGCAGAAATACCACCCTGCTACCTGGCAGATGTGGCTCAAGTTTAAGAACCAGTTCATTCTCAATCAGATAGAAAGCAACCTGCAACGGGGCATCAGCGAAGGCCTATACCGCCCCGACCTCGACGTGGATGTATTGGCGCGCCTTCGCTTGGCGGAGATCGAGCTGGCCTTCAACCCGGAGGTTTATCCAGCCAGCCAGTTTGAGCCGCGTAGGGTGCAACTGATTCATGCTGAGCACTTTATGTTAGGCTTGGTTACGTTAGAAGGATATAACCTGATTACCCAGTACCGCCACCTGGCGGAGGCCAAATGA
- the ispF gene encoding 2-C-methyl-D-erythritol 2,4-cyclodiphosphate synthase, producing the protein MKIRTGFGYDVHQLREGLPFWLGGIQIPHTHGALGHSDADVLIHVICDALLGAANLRDIGFHFPDTDPQYKGIDSKRLLSEVVRLLRERGYTIGNIDSTVCLEQPKVNPHIPAMQATLAEVMGIPADDISIKATTTEKLGFVGRQEGVAAYATVLIVKP; encoded by the coding sequence ATGAAAATCCGCACCGGCTTCGGCTACGACGTGCACCAGCTCCGTGAAGGGTTGCCCTTTTGGCTCGGAGGCATCCAAATTCCGCACACCCACGGCGCGCTCGGCCACTCCGACGCCGACGTGCTTATCCACGTCATCTGCGACGCCCTGCTGGGTGCCGCCAACCTGCGCGACATCGGCTTTCACTTCCCCGATACCGACCCGCAATACAAAGGCATCGACAGCAAGCGTCTGCTCTCGGAAGTGGTGCGCCTGCTGCGCGAGCGCGGCTACACCATCGGCAACATCGACTCGACCGTGTGCCTGGAGCAGCCCAAGGTGAACCCGCACATACCGGCCATGCAGGCTACACTAGCCGAAGTAATGGGCATTCCGGCAGATGACATTTCCATCAAAGCCACTACTACTGAGAAACTTGGCTTCGTGGGCCGGCAAGAAGGCGTTGCGGCTTATGCTACTGTGCTGATTGTGAAGCCCTAA
- a CDS encoding M28 family peptidase, with amino-acid sequence MKKYSFYALLLAVCCATTAGAQNAPDKTKVKIKRKSEAATSAPQAAVAPAPAADLAQTYGNTITQEDLRKHLSVLASDAYEGRETGEKGQKMAAEYIAKQFADLGLTGPVKNSDNPYLQHFTMERSTWTDAGTLKVGSQTYKWMTDFYGYGNSPFQTATVVQPVFVGYGIEQDGYSDYATAGDVKGKDLIVLLGEPMSADGKALLGKDGNPSKWGNEYRAKAAVATQKGAHSVFFVDLNPNSNFGKTAARMAPYLARPSIAFKDATQPGRAAMFFVSPAVAYQMLGTTQANLAKYTAAVNKAGKPVASTFKPVKFTITAPKKKEDFTTENVLGFMEGTDKKDEILVLSAHYDHIGIINGQVNNGADDDGSGTVTVLEMAQAFAQAKKEGHGPRRSILFLTVTGEEKGLLGSEYYTDHPVFPLEQTVADLNTDMVGRTDKEHEGKPTYIYVIGSDKLSSELHSIVLANNEKYTKMDLDFRFNDPQDPNRFYYRSDHYNFAKHKVPVAFFFNGVHDDYHGAGDEVEKIEFQKMEPRARLVFYSAWDLANRDNRIMVDSNKL; translated from the coding sequence ATGAAAAAATACTCCTTCTACGCCCTGCTGCTGGCCGTCTGCTGCGCCACCACAGCCGGAGCACAGAACGCGCCCGACAAAACCAAAGTCAAAATAAAGCGCAAGTCGGAAGCGGCCACCTCAGCTCCGCAAGCCGCAGTTGCCCCAGCTCCTGCTGCCGACCTGGCCCAAACCTACGGCAACACCATCACGCAGGAAGATCTGCGCAAGCACCTGTCTGTTCTGGCTTCCGACGCGTACGAAGGCCGCGAAACCGGCGAGAAAGGCCAGAAAATGGCGGCTGAATACATTGCCAAGCAGTTTGCTGATCTGGGCCTGACAGGTCCGGTGAAGAACTCCGACAACCCTTACTTGCAGCACTTCACCATGGAGCGCTCGACCTGGACCGACGCGGGCACGCTGAAAGTAGGCAGCCAGACCTACAAATGGATGACCGATTTCTACGGGTATGGCAACTCGCCTTTCCAGACGGCGACCGTGGTGCAGCCCGTGTTTGTGGGCTACGGCATCGAGCAGGATGGCTACTCCGACTACGCTACCGCTGGCGACGTGAAAGGCAAAGACCTCATCGTGTTGCTGGGCGAGCCAATGTCGGCCGACGGCAAAGCGCTGCTGGGCAAAGACGGCAACCCTAGCAAATGGGGCAATGAATACCGCGCCAAAGCGGCCGTAGCTACGCAGAAAGGCGCACACAGTGTGTTTTTCGTGGATCTGAACCCAAACAGCAACTTCGGCAAAACAGCGGCGCGAATGGCCCCGTACTTGGCGCGCCCGAGCATCGCGTTTAAGGATGCAACCCAGCCGGGCCGCGCGGCCATGTTCTTTGTATCGCCGGCCGTGGCGTACCAGATGCTCGGCACGACCCAAGCCAACCTGGCAAAGTACACGGCTGCCGTCAACAAGGCAGGCAAGCCTGTAGCTTCGACTTTTAAGCCCGTCAAATTCACCATCACGGCTCCCAAAAAGAAGGAAGACTTCACGACGGAAAACGTGCTGGGCTTTATGGAGGGCACCGACAAGAAAGATGAGATCTTGGTGTTATCAGCTCACTACGACCACATCGGCATTATCAATGGCCAGGTAAATAATGGCGCCGACGACGACGGCTCGGGTACCGTGACGGTGCTGGAAATGGCCCAAGCGTTCGCGCAGGCAAAAAAAGAGGGCCATGGCCCACGCCGCAGCATTCTGTTTCTGACCGTGACGGGCGAAGAAAAAGGCTTGCTGGGCTCGGAGTACTACACCGACCATCCGGTGTTCCCACTTGAGCAAACCGTAGCCGACCTGAACACCGACATGGTAGGTCGCACCGACAAAGAGCACGAGGGCAAACCAACTTACATCTACGTCATTGGCTCGGACAAGCTTTCGTCGGAGCTGCACAGCATTGTGCTGGCTAACAACGAGAAGTACACGAAGATGGACCTCGACTTCCGCTTCAACGACCCGCAGGATCCGAACCGCTTCTACTACCGCTCCGACCACTACAACTTCGCCAAGCACAAAGTACCGGTGGCGTTCTTCTTCAACGGCGTGCACGACGATTACCACGGTGCCGGCGACGAAGTAGAGAAAATCGAATTCCAGAAAATGGAGCCGCGCGCTCGCCTGGTTTTCTACTCAGCCTGGGATTTGGCTAACCGCGACAACCGCATCATGGTGGATTCGAACAAGCTGTAA
- a CDS encoding M28 family peptidase: MSKNFLYALLFAATCGAALPAAAQSKVKIKSKPGKTQAATPAPAPAPATDWSETYAQTITQEDLRKHLSVIASDEYEGRETGEKGQKMAAEYIAKQFAALGLVGPVKNSDNPYIQHFSMERSRWNNDISLRVGKQSFKWLEDFYSIADSPFAADTEIQPVFVGYGIEQDGYSDYATAGDLKGKDILMLSGEPMSADGKAVLGTDGKPSKWGSNQAKIALAAQKGVRSIFVINPNAEAFSKVMTRVKPYLQQPRMTLPGAEKAPQGPTPAIFVVSPAIGYQLLRTDEAGLKKYQTGVAQAGKPGKSPFKVAKANIKAARQKETFTTENVLGYLEGTDKKDEILVLSAHYDHLGIMDGKVFNGADDDGSGTVSVLEIAEAFTKAKQEGHGPRRSILFITVTGEEEGLFGSEYYTSNPVFPLEQTIADLNIDMVGRIDTKHKAGDNYVSLVGSDKLSSELHAINEAANAKYTKLDLDYRYNDPNDPERIYYRSDHYNFAKHKIPVIFYTTGEHADYHQETDEVSKIEFPLMETRDRLVFHTAWELANRDNRIVVDSNKP; the protein is encoded by the coding sequence ATGAGTAAGAATTTCCTTTACGCTTTGCTCTTCGCGGCAACGTGTGGCGCGGCCCTACCAGCAGCGGCCCAAAGCAAGGTGAAGATCAAGAGCAAGCCGGGAAAAACGCAGGCAGCAACACCAGCGCCTGCTCCCGCGCCTGCCACCGATTGGTCGGAAACTTATGCCCAGACCATCACGCAGGAAGACCTGCGCAAGCACCTGTCCGTCATCGCTTCGGATGAGTACGAAGGCCGCGAAACCGGCGAGAAAGGCCAGAAAATGGCGGCTGAATACATTGCCAAGCAATTCGCTGCGCTGGGGCTAGTAGGTCCGGTGAAAAACTCGGATAATCCTTATATTCAGCATTTTAGCATGGAGCGCTCGCGCTGGAACAACGATATTTCGTTGCGCGTGGGCAAGCAAAGCTTCAAGTGGCTCGAAGACTTCTATTCGATTGCCGACTCACCTTTCGCCGCTGATACGGAGATTCAGCCCGTGTTTGTGGGCTATGGCATCGAGCAGGACGGCTACTCCGATTATGCTACCGCTGGCGACCTGAAAGGCAAGGATATCCTGATGCTTTCGGGCGAGCCGATGTCGGCCGACGGCAAAGCGGTGTTGGGCACCGACGGCAAGCCTAGCAAGTGGGGCAGCAACCAAGCAAAAATAGCGCTGGCCGCCCAGAAAGGCGTTCGCAGCATCTTTGTAATTAACCCCAACGCCGAGGCTTTCTCCAAGGTCATGACGCGCGTGAAGCCGTATCTGCAACAGCCTCGCATGACCTTGCCCGGCGCCGAAAAGGCGCCGCAAGGGCCTACGCCGGCCATCTTTGTAGTATCGCCGGCCATTGGCTATCAGCTTCTTCGTACCGATGAAGCGGGCCTGAAGAAGTACCAAACCGGCGTGGCGCAAGCTGGCAAACCCGGAAAATCGCCGTTCAAAGTGGCAAAAGCCAACATCAAGGCCGCTCGTCAGAAGGAAACCTTCACGACGGAAAATGTGCTGGGCTACTTAGAAGGCACGGATAAGAAAGACGAAATCTTGGTGCTCTCGGCCCACTACGACCACTTGGGCATCATGGACGGCAAGGTGTTCAACGGCGCCGACGACGATGGCTCGGGGACGGTTTCGGTGCTGGAAATTGCCGAGGCCTTCACCAAAGCCAAGCAGGAAGGCCACGGTCCGCGCCGCAGCATCCTCTTCATCACCGTAACGGGCGAGGAAGAAGGGCTGTTTGGTTCGGAGTACTATACCAGCAACCCCGTGTTTCCGCTGGAGCAAACTATCGCCGACCTGAACATCGACATGGTGGGTCGCATCGACACCAAACACAAAGCCGGCGACAACTACGTGAGCCTAGTGGGCTCCGACAAGCTTTCGTCGGAGCTGCACGCCATCAACGAGGCGGCTAATGCCAAATACACGAAGCTAGACCTGGACTACCGCTATAATGATCCGAACGATCCGGAGCGCATTTATTACCGCTCCGACCACTACAACTTCGCCAAACATAAAATCCCGGTGATCTTCTATACCACGGGCGAACACGCTGATTACCATCAAGAAACGGACGAAGTGAGCAAGATTGAATTCCCGCTCATGGAAACCCGCGACCGGCTGGTTTTTCATACGGCTTGGGAGCTGGCCAACCGTGACAACCGCATCGTGGTCGACTCGAACAAACCGTAA